GATGCGATTTGCCGCTATCTGGAGGAATTACACCCGACGCCGCCGCTGTTGGGCGCCGACGCGCTGGATCGGGCGCGGGTGACGATGTGGAACGAACGGGTTATGCAGGAGGGATACGCCGCGGCAGGGGAGACCGTGCGCAATTCCAGCCCGCTGTTCCGCGACCGGGGTTTGTCCGGTACTGCGGGAGGCTTCGCCCAGATCCCCGCCCTCGTCGAACGGGGACGCAAACGGTTGGAGCGCTTTGTGGAAATGCTGGACGAACGCCTGGGGGAGAGCCCCCATGTCGCCGGCGACGGCTTCAGCATGGCCGACATCGCCGCCGTGGTGGCCCTGGATTTCGCGCGGCGGGCGGAATTCCAGCCTCCGGAGCGACTCTCTCGCTTGCAAAGCTGGTACCGAAAGGTCTGCGCCCGCCCGGCCGCCGCCGCTTGAGGAGGGCTTGAGGAGGCCGGCAACTCCTACCGTAGAGGGAGGGCTGCGCCGTTCCGGGGTCCATCCCCAGCTGGCGCTACTTCACGAGTTCCCAGTCCGCGGTCTGCGCCTCTTTGACAAAGGCGAAGCGGTGCTTTTTCCTGCCTTCATGCACGAAGCAGTTCAGCCGCAACGGGTAATACACCTCGTTCCTGGCCGAAAAATCAATCTCATCGCTTTTGAACTCGAGAGGGCGCTCGCCGCCAGCCAAACCGGGCAGGTCGCCGCTCTTCTGCAGGTCCATGCACACGTTCATCATGGCCTCTAACTCGGCCCCGTAAGGGCTTTGCTCGAATTGCATCGCGGTTGCGGCGAGGCCGCCGCAACCGGCAAGACCCGGGAGCGCAACCAAGCCCAGAATCAAACCGTACAGCGTGCCCGTCCCTTTGTTTTTTGCGTTTTTCATTCCTTGCACCTCCCAGTTCTACAGCCAGTTCTACAGCGATTCGCCATCTCAAGTTCAAGTATAGCGCCGTCACTCAAAGTTTAACAAGCAATGCATGGCTCGCGATGGCCCGGTGCGGTTTCGGACGAATAGGCCGCTTACCTTCGGGATAATAGTTATGGGCGGCGCGGGGACGGTCCAGGCATGACCGGATGACGCAGTCCATACCCGCCACCCATCGCTTTGGCCCCCAATCGCATAGCAGTTGCATATATTTATTCATTTAATATCATGGGATTAAATTACTTATCTATATAAAGTATAGAAAATAACCCTACAGCGCTCTCATGACACCCGGTCGGATTCGCTATACTGCAAGCCCAGGTGCCGAACAACACGGTTGCGGGGTTGGCGAATACGGAAAAAGGA
Above is a window of Gammaproteobacteria bacterium DNA encoding:
- a CDS encoding glutathione S-transferase family protein, giving the protein MLLYDFKLAPGPRRVRFFAAEKGLELPSVQVNLRAREQFTPEFQAKNPACTLPVLELAEGQYIWGVDAICRYLEELHPTPPLLGADALDRARVTMWNERVMQEGYAAAGETVRNSSPLFRDRGLSGTAGGFAQIPALVERGRKRLERFVEMLDERLGESPHVAGDGFSMADIAAVVALDFARRAEFQPPERLSRLQSWYRKVCARPAAAA